Within Nocardia terpenica, the genomic segment CGCTGGTGGGCGATCATCGGGCCGACGGACAGCTGCCGGACTGGTCCGCGACCGCGGTGGGGGAGCGGGTCGCCATGCTCCGGGAGGCGTCGCACGCGCTGGCCGAGGTCGACGACGAGGCGCTGCCCGCCGAGGACCGGGTGGACCACGCGCTGCTGCAGCAGTATGTGGACGCGGCGCTGTTCGAGCTCACCGAGCTGCGCGAGCACGAGTGGAACCCGTTGCGGCACAACCCCGGAAGCCTGCTGTACACGCTGATCGCGCGCCCGTTCGCGCCGCCCGAGCAGCGACTCGAGGCGCTCACCGCGCGCCTGACGGCGCTGCCCGACGCGTTGGCCACCGCCCGCGGGACACTGACCGACTGCCCGCGCATCCACGTCGAGACCGCCATCGGCCAGTTCGGCGGCCTCGCCGCGCTCATTCGCGAGCAGGTGCCCGCCCTCGCCGCGCAGGTCCCGGGCGCGAACCCGGAACCGGTGCTCGCGGCGGCGGTTTCGGCGGTCGACGACTTCGCGGGCTGGCTGCGCAAGCGACTCGACCACTCCACCCGCGACCCCCGGCTGGGCAGGAGAATGTGGGAGGCCAGGCTGTGGCACACCCTGGACACCGAGCTGAGCCCCGCGCAGATCCTCGACGGCGCCCAGCGGCGCGTGGATCACCTGCTCGACCAGATGCGCTGCGCCGCAGGCGAACTCCTGGGCGTCGCCCGGCCCGACGACGACACCGTGCGGGCCGCGCTGGACCACCTGGCCGCCGACCACCCCACCAACGACACCATCGTCGCCCTCGCCGCCACCGCCCTCGACGAGGCCCGCGCCTTCGTCGCCGAGCACGACCTCGTGACGCCGGTGGGCGACATGCTGGTCCTGCAGGAGATGCCGGAGTTCGCCCGCGGCATCTCGGTCGCCTACTGCGACCCCGTCGGACCGCTCGAGACCGCGGACATACCCACCTTCTACGCCATCGCCCCCGCGCCCGCCGACTGGTCACCGGCCCGGGTGGCGTCGTTCTATCGCGAATACAACAGCCACATGGTCCGCAACCTCACCGTGCACGAGGCGATACCCGGCCACTACCTGCAGCTGGCGCACGCGCGCCGGTTCCGCGGCTCGACGCCGGTGCGCGGGCTGTGCTGGAGCGGGCCGTTCGTCGAGGGCTGGGCATGCTACACCGAGGAACTCATGTCCGAGCACGGCTTCGGCGGCCTGCCGGTGCGCATGCAGCGGCTCAAGTCGCATTTGCGCGGGGCCGTCAATGCCCTTCTCGACCAGGGCGTGCACTGCGACGGCCTGACCGAGGCCGAGGCCATGGACCTCATGGTGCGGCGCGGCTTCCAGGAGGAGGGCGAGGCCGCGGGCAAGTGGCGGCGCGCGCAGCTGTCCTCGGCCCAGCTGTCGACGTACTTCGTCGGCTACAGCGAGGTCTCGGCCATCGCCGCCGCCCGGCCCGCCGGCACCTCGCCGCGCGCCTGGCACGACGCGATGATCGGGCACGGATCGCCGTCGCCGCGCCATCTGCGGGCGCTGCTGGAATTGCCCGGGAATTGATACGAATAAATTCCCCGGCGCGTGTTTCGGCGAATCGCTGACACGCCGTAACGCAATACCCGGTATTTTCCGCGGTTAATGGTTTGCTCTTTTTCGCACCGCTGACGTTTCTTGCCTGTCGGTCGACGAGAAAGGAAACGAACCACCGATGCCGCATCGAATCTCACGGGGATTCGCAACGGTCGGGATCTGCTGTGCCGCCGCCGTGGTTATTGCCGCGTTCCCCGTCGCCACCGCCTCGGCCGATGTCGTCGACAGCGCCGTGACCAGCGTGGATGACGACAGCGACGCGGTCTCCTCGGCGGTGGTGCCGGATCTGATCGGCCTGGGCGCCGGATTGGTCTGGCCTTTGCTGCGGCTGCCTCCGAAAATTGCGGCGCGCATCATCGTGCCGCCGGATCAGTACGATTCCTTCGACAACATCATCACCCGCGAAAGCGGCTGGAACACGTTTGCGATCAACCCCGCCTCCGGTGCGTACGGACTCGGCCAGGCGCTGCCGCCGCAGAAAATGGCCACGCACGGACCGGACTGGCCGGTCAATCCGGTCACCCAGATCCGGTGGGCCTACGACTACATGAACCAGCGCTACGGCAGCCCGAACGGGGCCTGGGCTTTCTGGCAGGCGCACGGCTGGTACTGATCCGGCGAACAGTTCCGTCCGGTGATTGTGAGAGCGCCCGCCGAGCTGTCACAATCAACCCAGGGTTGCGGGCACTCTGGATGCCGCTATCCGTGGAGACCAAACCCGCGGGTGTCGGGCTGACGAAAGGCATCGACATGTTCGTGCGCGTGTTCGCCCTGTCGTTCATCGTCGCGGTGGCGGCGCTGCTGGTAGCGCTGATCTACGGCGGCCCACAGGCGCTCGTGCTGGCCGCGATCCTCGGCGTCCTCGAGGTGTCGCTGTCGTTCGACAACGCCGTGGTCAATGCCAGTGTGCTGCAACGAATGAGCCGGTTCTGGCAGCGGATGTTCCTCACCGTCGGCGTGCTGATCGCGGTGTTCGGCATGCGGCTGCTGTTCCCGCTGATCGTCGTCGCCATCGGCGCGCACCTGGACCCGCTGCGCGCCCTGGACCTGGCGCTGCACCCGCCCGCGGGCGGGGCGCCGTTCTTCGCCGACGGGCGGCCCAGCTACGAAACCCTGCTGGGCGACGCCAATCCCAAGATCGCCACCTTCGGCGGCATGTTCCTGCTGCTGCTGTTCCTGAACTTCGTGTGCGGCGAGCGCGAGGTGAGCTGGCTGTCGTGGCTGGAGCGGCCGCTGGCCCGGCTGGGCCGGTTCAACATGTTCACCGTCGTGGTGTCGCTCATCGTGCTGGTGCTGGTCGCGGGCATCGTCGCGCCGAACGACAAGGCCGACGTGGTGATGGTCGCCGGGGCGCTGGGCATGGCCACCTACTTCCTGGTCGACGGGCTCGGCGCGCACTTCGAACACTCCGAGGAGTCCGACGCGTCCGACCGGCGCGGGCCCTCCCGGGTCGCGGTCGTGACCGGTCGGGCCGCGTTCTTCGGCTTCCTCTATCTCGAGGTGCTGGACGCCTCGTTCTCCTTCGACGGCGTCATCGGGTCGTTCGCGATCACCGCGGACCCGATCATCATCGCGCTGGGGCTGGGTCTCATCGGCGCGATGTTCGTCCGCTCCATCACCGTCTACCTGGTCCGCAAGGGCACGCTGTCGGAGTACATCTATCTCGAGCACGGCGCGCACTGGGCGATCGGCGCGCTCGCGGTCGTGCTGCTCTACTCCACCGGTCACCACATCGACGAGATCGCCACGGGCCTGATCGGCGTCACCATCATCGCCGCCGCCTACCTCAGCAGCGTGATCTACAACCGGCGGCACCGATCCGACGACGGTGACACCGCGGCGGAGCGCAACCTACTGAGCGAGGCCGAGACCCGCGAGGTCGCCGCAAGCTGACCGTCGTGGTTCCGGCATGCTTTTGGCCGGAATGTCCCTTTCATCCGTTTGTCACCATGGTGTTGCCAGTGGTTCAGACCGGACCGGCACGATCCGCTGGACTGTTTCCTCGAGTGGCAGATGGGGTTTCGCATGCCGGTCGTCTCGTCCAATTCCGTGTCTCGTCGGCGTCGCGTGGTCGCGGCCGCCGGGGTGGCGGCCGTGCTCGCCGGTGTGGTGACCGCCTGCGGGTCCGATTCCGGCAGGCAGTCGGTCGGCGAGCCGATCAGCCCCGGTGCGCGGGGAACGCTGACCGACAACGGCGGAGCGCGCCGGCTCACCGGCGATCGCAGCGCGGCGCTGCGGGCGTCGATCGACTCCGGGCGGGCCCGCAATGTCATCCTGCTGATCGGCGACGGCATGGGCGATTCGGAGATCACGGTGGCGCGCAATGTCGCCGAGGGCGCGGGCGGCTTTTTCCGGGGCATCGACGCGCTGCCGCTGACCGGCTCCTACACCCACTACTCGCTGGACAAGGCCACCGGGAAGCCGGACTACGTCACCGACTCCGCGGCCAGCGGCTCGGCCTGGGCGACCGGCACCAAGACCTACAACGGCGCGATCGGGGTGAACCTCGCCGGTGCGCCGCAGGCCAATCTGCTCGAGATCGCCAAGGCGAACGGCAAGGCCACCGGCAATGTGACCACCGCCGAGATCCAGGACGCCACCCCGGCCGTGCTCGCCGCGCACGTCACCGACCGCAAATGCTATGGGCCCGAGGAGACCTCGGTGAAGTGCCCGGCCAACGCGCTCGAACGCGGCGGCCTCGGCTCGATCAGCGAGCAGCTGCTGAACACCCGCGCCGATGTGACGCTCGGCGGCGGCGCGAAGAGCTTCGAGCAGCGCGCGACCGCCGGGCAGTATCAGGGCAAGACGCTGCGCGAGCAGGCGCAGTCGCGCGGATACACGCTCGTGTCCGATCGCGCCGGGCTGGACGCGGTGGCCAAGGCCGACCAGGACACGCCGCTGCTCGGCCTGTTCGCGCCGGGCAATATGCCGGTCCGCTGGACCGGTGACAAGGCGGTGCGCGACGGCATCGCCCGCCCCGCCCAGACCTGCCGGGACAATCCGGAGCGCAAGGTCGACACCCAGCCCGACCTGGCGACCATGACCCGCAAGGCCATCGATCTGCTGAAGGGCCGCGGGGACGGCTTCTTCCTCCAGGTGGAGGGCGCCTCGATCGATAAGCAGGACCACGCCGCCGATCCGTGCGGGCAGATCGGCGAGACCGTCGACCTGGACGCCGCGGTGCAGTCCGCGCTGGAGTTCGCCAAGGCGGACGGCAACACCCTCGTCATCGTGACCGCGGACCACGCGCACAGCAGCCAGATCGTGCCGCTGGACACCAAGTCGGCCGCCCTCACCAGCCGGATCGTCACCAAGGACGGCGCGGAGATGGGAGTGTCCTACGGCACCGCCGAGGAGGGCGGCTCGCAGGAGCACACGGGCACCCAGCTGCGCGTCGCGGCCTACGGGCCGCGGGCGGCCAATGTGGTCGGGCTGAGCGACCAGACGGATCTGTTCTTCACCATGTCGGATGCGCTGGGGCTGGATCGGGGGAAGAAGGCTGTGGCGGGGAAGTAGTTTCTCTTGGTCCCGGCCAAAAGCATGCCGGGACCAAGAGGGTGGAGGCTTCTGCATGGTCCCGGCCAAAAGCGTGCCGGGACCATGAGGTGGGAGCTGCTGAGCTACTCCATGATCCCGGCGTGTTTTTGGCCGGGATCTTCTCTTTCAACTGGTCAAGCTCGGCCAGAGGGTGGTGGCGACGCGGTCGGCGAGGTCGGGGGAGACCTCGCCGGAGCGGAGGTAGTCGGCCAGGTATGAGCCGTAGCAGAGGGTGCAGACGGTGTCGATGTCGAGGTCGGCGCGGATGTCGCCACGGTGTTGCAAGGCGCGCAGCGCGTCGGCGAATCGGGCCAGGCGCGGGCCGATGGCGCGCTCGCGCACCACGGCGACCAGCTCCGGATTGTGGGCCTCCTCGGCGAGGATCGAGCCCAGCAGGCGCAGTGGGCGGCTGCTGGACGCCGTGGGATCGAGCCGGCGCAGCGCCGTCCGCAGGCCGTCGATCCCGGCCGGGCCCGCCGGGTCGGGGCCCGCGCCGCCGGGTGCGTCCGTGGCGAGGCTGAAATCCAGTGCGGCGCTGACCAGTTCGCGCTTGCTCGGCCAGCGGCGGTAGACGGTGGGTTTGGTGACCCCGGCGTCGCGGGCGATGTCGGCGACGCTCATCCGGGAGTAGCCGTCGGCGGCGAGCCGATCCAGGGTCGCCCGCAGGATGGCCCGCTCCACGGCGGGGTCCCGGGGGCGGCCCCGCCCCCGCGCGGGCTGTTCACTCACGGTTCTCCTCGGCCGACGATTTACTTACCGGTTGCGGAAACGAACGGATCGTAGCAATCGGGGTCCGCGCGGGGCCGCCGCGGTGTGATCGTGGCGACCGGAGAAGTTGAACTCGAGACGATTCGAATCCTGCTCCGGAGAGCGGTGTCGGAGGCATGCTGTGGTCCGGCCCACCGAATTCCGGCATCGGTTAATTTTTAGCTATCTGACGCGTCCAGGTTGGAACGATGCAGATTCACTCTGCAACACGTTGGCTACCTTCGCTTAAAGCTCCCAAATCGGACATTGATTCGAATTTGCATCCGATTGAAGCTGCAAGTATCAGGTGCCCGAGGTCACAGCAGGTCGCTATTGCTCCGGTAGACAGTACTTCCAGGTGGTAGTACTGTCCCTGCATGTCGACGACGTCCCGTAGTGGCTACATATTCCCGGCGCCTTATATGTCGGCCGCCCCGGTGAATGATCGGCGATGCGCAAGTGAATAAAAGGTGAACCGGTCTCCAGCGTCGTCGGCCCGCTTCACCCTGGCAATTTTTCGAGCAGAGCAGTACCGATCGGATTGTCGATGAAAATCTTCTGCGTGTTGTTCCTGTTGTATCTCGTTGTCGCGGAGTCGTACTTCGAGATACATTCCGTCCGTAAATTCACCCAGGAATTCGGTGGGCGCTCCGATGCGCGCATCCGGCTGTACCAGGGTGGCGTGGCTCGCACCTGGCTGGCCCTGGCCGCCGTTTTCGTCGCCTTCGCGGCGAGCGGGACCTCGTTGACGAAGCTCGGTCTGGGGGGATTCGATACCGCGGTTTTCCGGCACTTCACGCCCGTCGAGAAGGTCGTCGCGCTGGCGATCGCCGTCGTGTACGTGGGTTATCTGCTGATCCCCGCTGTGGTGCCGCTCACCGGGCGCGCCGGGCGCGAGTTCATCGCCCGCAAGATCGAGTACGTCGTGTTCATCACGCCCGCTAATCGGTCCGAGCGGTTCTGGTGGATCATGAATTCGCTGAGCACCCCCGCCGAGGAGATCGTCTATCGCGGATTCACGATCTACGCGGTCGACCTGCTGTTCCCGAATTTGCCGTTCTGGGTGCTGATCATCCTCGCCGCCGGTGTCGTCGACGGTCTGCGGCACGCATTCCGCCCGATGGTCTCATTGCAGGTGATATTCGGTGGTGTCGCCCTGGCGCTGCTCTATCAGATGACCGGCTCGCTGTGGCTGACGATTGCGGTAAAGCTGTTCCACGACTTCCGGGTGCTGGCATTTCCGCTCGATCTGGCGCGGCGGAATCTGGCCGAGAAAGGTCTTTCGGAAATCCCCGGGAAAACGTCCGAACCCACCCCTGCTGCGGTCGGCGATGTCCCGACTGCCAACGGCTCGGCCGGGAGCTCGGTTACCACGCGGTGAAGGTGCTTTTGAATGTCTACAGAGGTAGCTCGTCACTCCGCTGACGAGATCAGTTCCTTCATCGTTGCGACCCTCGGAGAATTGCTGGACACGGTACCGGAGGAGATCGCGCTCACCGAGCCGTTCGCGAGCTTCGGGCTCACCTCCGCGCTCGCCGTGATCCTGGTGGGCCGGGTCTCGACCTGGCTGGGCCGGACGCTGCCGCCCGATCTGCCCTGGGAGTTCCCCACCGTCCAGGAGATGGCCGAGGGGCTGGCGGGCGGCCCGCACGCCGACGCGGCGGACGCGGCCGAACCGGTCGCGCAGCGGCCGCGCGGCGCGCAGGAGCCGATCGCCGTCATCGGCATCGGCTGCGCGGTGGGCGACCGCCGCGGACCCGAGCAGCTGTGGGAAACCCTGTGGCAGGGCACGGAATTGGTGGGCGAGATGCCCGAGCACCGGCGCGGCGGCGCGCAACCGCGGCCGCGGTTCGGCTCCTTCCTGCCTGATCCGTATGCCTTCGACGCCAAATACTTCGGCATCTCCGCCGAAGAGGCGGCGTACATGGATCCGCAGCATCGGCTGCTGGCCGAGACCGTGGCCGACGCCCTGGCCGACGCCGGGCTGCCCGCGGAGCGGCTGGCGGGCACGCCGACCGGCACGTTCGTCGGCATCAGCGCCGGTGAGAACGCGCGCAGCCTGGGCGAGGGCACCTCGATCGCGGCGGTCACCGGCAATGCGGGCAGCATTGCGGCAAACCGGCTCTCGTACCTGTACGACCTGCGCGGGCCCAGCATCAGCGTGGACACCGCCTGCTCGTCGTCGCTGGTCGCCGTGCATCTGGCGCTGCGCAGCCTGAACGACGGCGACTGCGAGCTGGCCCTGGTCGGCGGGGTGAACCTGACCCTGGAGCCGAGCGTCACCGACTCGCTGGCCGAGGCCGGGATGCTCGCGCCCGACGGCCGCTGCAAGACCTTCGACGAGCGCGCCGACGGCTATGTCCGCGGCGAGGGCTGCGCGGCGGTCGTGCTCAAGCCGCTGGCGCAGGCCGAACGCGACGGCGATCGGGTCTACGCCGTGCTGCTGGGCAGCGCCGTCAATCAGGACGGCCGCACCAACGGGCTCACCGCGCCCAACTATCGCTCCCAGGTCGAGGTGCTGCGGCGCGCCTACCGGCGGGCCGGGGTGCGCCCGGGCGACGTGCAGTACATCGAATCGCACGGCACCGGAACCGCTCTCGGCGACGCCGTGGAGGCGCGCGCCCTGGGGACCGTGCTCGGCGAGGACCGGGGCGGCGACCGGGCGCTGGTGGGCTCGGTCAAGACCGTGGTCGGCCACCTCGAGGCCGCCGCCGGACTGATGGGCTTGGTCAAGACCGCGCTGGCGCTGCACCACGGGCAAGTTCCCGGCAACCTCAATTTCGAGCGGCCCAGCAGCCACATCGCCTTCGACGATCTGCCGTTCACCGTCGCCGCCGAGAACACCGCGTGGCCGGATCGGACGGGTCCGGCGCTGGCCGGGGTGAGCTCGTTCGGCTTCGGCGGCACGAACGCGCACGCCGTGCTGACCGCCGCGACGCCCGCCCCGGCCGCCGCCGTGCCCGCGTCCGCCGAGAAGCCCCGGCTGTTCGGCATTTCCGGGCGCAGCGAGCAGGCGACGCTGGCGCAGGTCGACGACTGGCTCGCGCTGCTGGACGGTGCGAACCCGCTGGACCTGGCCGCCCTGTCGCACGCCTCCACCGCGCGCGGGAGTCATCATCCGTACCGGGTCGCCGTGGTCGCCACGCGGCCGGAGGACCTGCGGCAGCGGCTCGCGGCCGTCTCCGGCGGCTCGCTGCCGCTGGGGGCCGCCGCGGGCCGGGTGCCGCGCGGCGGTGCGGGCCGGATCGGGTTCCTGTTCAGCGGTCAGGGCAATCAGTGGCTCGGCATGGGCCGCACCCTGATTCGGCGGCAGCCGGTGTTCCGGGACGCGCTGCGCGCGGTCGACCGCGAGCTGCGGCCGCTGCTCGGCTGGTCGCCGTTCGCGATCATCGACCGGGGCCGCGACGCCGAGGCGCTCGCCGACACCGCGACCGCGCAGCCGCTGATCTTCGCGCTGCAGATCGCGCTGACCGAGCTGTGGCGGTCGTGGGGCGTCGTCCCGGGCGCCGTCGCCGGGCACAGCGTCGGCGAGGTCGCGGCCGCGCACGTGGCCGGGGTGCTCGACCTGCCGACCGCGGCGCGCATCATCGCCGCCCGGGCCGCGACCACCGCCACCCTGCGCGGCAACGGCAGCATGGCCGTGGTCAACCTGCCCGCCGACGAGCTGGAACCGCTGCTGCCGCACCATGTTTGGATCGCCGGGCACAACGCCCCGCGGTGGACGCTGGTGTCCGGCGTGGCCGACGGGGTGGAGGCGCTGGTGGCCAGGCTGGAGGCCGACGGCGTGCTGACCCGGCGGCTGCCCGGCGAGTACGCCTTCCACTCGCCGCTGATGCGGGAGTGCCTGGATCGGTTCGCGGCCGAGATGCCCGCGGTGGCGGCGGCCGAGGCGCGAATCCCGTTCTACTCCACCGTTACCGGCGACCGGGTGGACGGCGTCGCGCTCGGCACCGACTACTGGCCGGATCAGGTGCTGCGCCCGGTCGCCTTCGCGGAGGCGACCGGCGCGATGGTCGACGCGGGCGTGGCGACGTTCGTGGAGCTCGGGCCGCATCCGGTGCTCGGCGGGATGGTGAAAAGCGTGCTGCGGCACCGGGATCGGTCCGGTATCGCGGTGCCGTCGCTGGCGCGCGATCTCGACGATCTGGAGGTGCTGCTGTCGTCGGTGGCCGAGCTGCATGTGCGCGGGCACGAGATCGACTGGACGGCACTGGATTCCGGACACAAGCCGGTGGTTCGCCTGCCGCTGTACCCGTTCGAGCGCACCTCGTACCGGCTGGTCGCGGGCGAGCCGCGGATCGAGCAGGCGGCGGTGGCGCAGCGGCACACCGGGCTGTTCGACGACGATGCCGATTTCGTCGCGCCGCGTACCGAATACGAGCAGTTCGTCGCCGAGATGTGGGCGGAGCTGCTGGGGCTGGAGCGGATCGGGGTCTTCGAGAACTTCTTCCGCATCGGCGGGCATTCGCTGCTCGCCACCCGGTTCGTCCGCCGGGTCCGCGAGCTGTTCGACATCGAGTTCCCGCTCCGGCTGGTCTTCGAGGAGCCGACCGTCGCCCGGGTGGCGACGGCGTTGGAGGAGCTGCTCGTCGAGCAGGCCGATGCGTTGTTGGAGAACGAACATGAACTCACCAGCTAGTAACCTGGCCCTGGCCAAACTGCGCGAGAAGCGCGCGGCGGGCATCGGCGCCCAGGGAATTCCCGCCCGCACCGGGACCGGCCCGTTCCCGGCCACCCCGGCGCAGCGCGGCATCTGGCTGCACGAGCAGCTGGCGGCCAACGACGCGCTCTACCATGTGCCGCTGGGCATTCGGATCACCGGCGAGCTCGACGTCGACGCGCTGCACACCGCCGCCTCGGCCGTGGTGGCCGAGCAGCACGCGCTGCGCACGGTCTTCACCGAGGCGGCCGGGCTGCGCGGCGAGGTCGTCGACGACGTCGAGATCGACTGGGAGACACACGATCTGCGCCTCGTTCCGGAGGCGGTGCGGCCGCAGGCCCTGGACGAGCTGTTGACCACGGTCTCCACCGCCCGGTTCGATCTGGTCGGCGGGCGGCCGGTGCGGTGGGCGCTGATCCGCCTCGGCGCGACCGACTGGCTGCTCGCCGTGGTCGCCCACCACCTGGTGCTGGACGGGCTGTCGATTCCGGTGCTCATCGAGCAGCTGTGGTCGGCCTACGGCGGGCTGCGCTCGGTGGCCATGCCGACGCTGACCCCGGTGCGGCAGTACGCCGATTTCGCGGAGTGGATCGACCGGCAGCCGCCGCGCACGGCCGCGATCGAGCGGCGGGCCGGGCTGGTGCGCGGGGTGCCGCCGCTGGATCTGTCCGTCGGCCGTCCGCGCCCGCCGCGGGTCGGCAACGACGGCGCCAAGGTGCAGCTGCCGGTGCCGCCCGAGACCACGGCCGCCGTGCGCGAAGCCGCTGCGGCGCACGGTGTTCCGCCGTTCGTGTTCCTGCTCGCCTGCTATCAGCTGGCACTGGCCGCGCACACCGGCCGGGACGACTTCGCCGTCGGCATCCCGATGGCGGCCCGCCCGTACGACGAACTCGCCCGCACCATCGGGCATTTCGTGAACACCGTGCCGGTGCGCTCGGTCCTCGCCGCCGGGCAGTCGTTCGCGGAACTGCTGCGCGCCACCCGCGACAGCGCGCTGGCCGCCTACGAGGACGAGACCGTCCCGTTCGAGGGCATTATCGAAACCCTCGGCGGGCCATGGGATCCGCGGTACAGCCCGGTGTTCCAGGTGCTGTTCGTCCAGCAGCGCCTGGAGCGCCCCGATCTGAGCTCGCTGGGCCTGAGCGTGGACTGGCACCCGATCGACACCGGCGCCACCCTGTACGACCTGGTCCTGCACGTCGCCGAGGCGGGCGACGACCTGGTCTGCGAAACCACCTTCAACACCGCGATTCTCGACGAACCCGCCGCCCGCCGCCTCACGGGTGACCTGATCACCCTGGCGGCCACGGCGGCCGCCGACCCGACCATTACGGTCGCCGACCTGCTCCGCACCACCCCGCACCACCACCTGCTGATCCAGGTCGCGACCCCCGGCGGCGAGGAAGTGTCCGCCGGGCTGGCCGAGGCGTTGTACCGGGGCGGTGTGCCCGCACGGGTTGTGGCCGAGAGCGCCGATGCCTCCGTGGGTTCCCCTGGCGATTCCGGCGTGCTTTTGGCCGGAATCCGCTCTGCTGCGGGAGATCCCGGCCAAAAGCATGCCGGGATCACGGGTGAGGGTGCCGGGATCGCGGGTGAGCATGCCGGGGTCGCGGGTGAGGGTGCCGGGATCGCGGGTGAGCATGCCGGGGTCGCGGGTGAGGGTGCCGGGATCGCGGGTGAG encodes:
- a CDS encoding DUF885 domain-containing protein; protein product: MSTFVERAGRIVDAILRTDPDAGALVGDHRADGQLPDWSATAVGERVAMLREASHALAEVDDEALPAEDRVDHALLQQYVDAALFELTELREHEWNPLRHNPGSLLYTLIARPFAPPEQRLEALTARLTALPDALATARGTLTDCPRIHVETAIGQFGGLAALIREQVPALAAQVPGANPEPVLAAAVSAVDDFAGWLRKRLDHSTRDPRLGRRMWEARLWHTLDTELSPAQILDGAQRRVDHLLDQMRCAAGELLGVARPDDDTVRAALDHLAADHPTNDTIVALAATALDEARAFVAEHDLVTPVGDMLVLQEMPEFARGISVAYCDPVGPLETADIPTFYAIAPAPADWSPARVASFYREYNSHMVRNLTVHEAIPGHYLQLAHARRFRGSTPVRGLCWSGPFVEGWACYTEELMSEHGFGGLPVRMQRLKSHLRGAVNALLDQGVHCDGLTEAEAMDLMVRRGFQEEGEAAGKWRRAQLSSAQLSTYFVGYSEVSAIAAARPAGTSPRAWHDAMIGHGSPSPRHLRALLELPGN
- a CDS encoding transglycosylase SLT domain-containing protein → MPHRISRGFATVGICCAAAVVIAAFPVATASADVVDSAVTSVDDDSDAVSSAVVPDLIGLGAGLVWPLLRLPPKIAARIIVPPDQYDSFDNIITRESGWNTFAINPASGAYGLGQALPPQKMATHGPDWPVNPVTQIRWAYDYMNQRYGSPNGAWAFWQAHGWY
- a CDS encoding DUF475 domain-containing protein, whose product is MFVRVFALSFIVAVAALLVALIYGGPQALVLAAILGVLEVSLSFDNAVVNASVLQRMSRFWQRMFLTVGVLIAVFGMRLLFPLIVVAIGAHLDPLRALDLALHPPAGGAPFFADGRPSYETLLGDANPKIATFGGMFLLLLFLNFVCGEREVSWLSWLERPLARLGRFNMFTVVVSLIVLVLVAGIVAPNDKADVVMVAGALGMATYFLVDGLGAHFEHSEESDASDRRGPSRVAVVTGRAAFFGFLYLEVLDASFSFDGVIGSFAITADPIIIALGLGLIGAMFVRSITVYLVRKGTLSEYIYLEHGAHWAIGALAVVLLYSTGHHIDEIATGLIGVTIIAAAYLSSVIYNRRHRSDDGDTAAERNLLSEAETREVAAS
- the phoA gene encoding alkaline phosphatase, encoding MPVVSSNSVSRRRRVVAAAGVAAVLAGVVTACGSDSGRQSVGEPISPGARGTLTDNGGARRLTGDRSAALRASIDSGRARNVILLIGDGMGDSEITVARNVAEGAGGFFRGIDALPLTGSYTHYSLDKATGKPDYVTDSAASGSAWATGTKTYNGAIGVNLAGAPQANLLEIAKANGKATGNVTTAEIQDATPAVLAAHVTDRKCYGPEETSVKCPANALERGGLGSISEQLLNTRADVTLGGGAKSFEQRATAGQYQGKTLREQAQSRGYTLVSDRAGLDAVAKADQDTPLLGLFAPGNMPVRWTGDKAVRDGIARPAQTCRDNPERKVDTQPDLATMTRKAIDLLKGRGDGFFLQVEGASIDKQDHAADPCGQIGETVDLDAAVQSALEFAKADGNTLVIVTADHAHSSQIVPLDTKSAALTSRIVTKDGAEMGVSYGTAEEGGSQEHTGTQLRVAAYGPRAANVVGLSDQTDLFFTMSDALGLDRGKKAVAGK
- a CDS encoding TetR/AcrR family transcriptional regulator, with amino-acid sequence MSEQPARGRGRPRDPAVERAILRATLDRLAADGYSRMSVADIARDAGVTKPTVYRRWPSKRELVSAALDFSLATDAPGGAGPDPAGPAGIDGLRTALRRLDPTASSSRPLRLLGSILAEEAHNPELVAVVRERAIGPRLARFADALRALQHRGDIRADLDIDTVCTLCYGSYLADYLRSGEVSPDLADRVATTLWPSLTS
- a CDS encoding CPBP family intramembrane glutamic endopeptidase; amino-acid sequence: MLFLLYLVVAESYFEIHSVRKFTQEFGGRSDARIRLYQGGVARTWLALAAVFVAFAASGTSLTKLGLGGFDTAVFRHFTPVEKVVALAIAVVYVGYLLIPAVVPLTGRAGREFIARKIEYVVFITPANRSERFWWIMNSLSTPAEEIVYRGFTIYAVDLLFPNLPFWVLIILAAGVVDGLRHAFRPMVSLQVIFGGVALALLYQMTGSLWLTIAVKLFHDFRVLAFPLDLARRNLAEKGLSEIPGKTSEPTPAAVGDVPTANGSAGSSVTTR
- a CDS encoding type I polyketide synthase, with protein sequence MSTEVARHSADEISSFIVATLGELLDTVPEEIALTEPFASFGLTSALAVILVGRVSTWLGRTLPPDLPWEFPTVQEMAEGLAGGPHADAADAAEPVAQRPRGAQEPIAVIGIGCAVGDRRGPEQLWETLWQGTELVGEMPEHRRGGAQPRPRFGSFLPDPYAFDAKYFGISAEEAAYMDPQHRLLAETVADALADAGLPAERLAGTPTGTFVGISAGENARSLGEGTSIAAVTGNAGSIAANRLSYLYDLRGPSISVDTACSSSLVAVHLALRSLNDGDCELALVGGVNLTLEPSVTDSLAEAGMLAPDGRCKTFDERADGYVRGEGCAAVVLKPLAQAERDGDRVYAVLLGSAVNQDGRTNGLTAPNYRSQVEVLRRAYRRAGVRPGDVQYIESHGTGTALGDAVEARALGTVLGEDRGGDRALVGSVKTVVGHLEAAAGLMGLVKTALALHHGQVPGNLNFERPSSHIAFDDLPFTVAAENTAWPDRTGPALAGVSSFGFGGTNAHAVLTAATPAPAAAVPASAEKPRLFGISGRSEQATLAQVDDWLALLDGANPLDLAALSHASTARGSHHPYRVAVVATRPEDLRQRLAAVSGGSLPLGAAAGRVPRGGAGRIGFLFSGQGNQWLGMGRTLIRRQPVFRDALRAVDRELRPLLGWSPFAIIDRGRDAEALADTATAQPLIFALQIALTELWRSWGVVPGAVAGHSVGEVAAAHVAGVLDLPTAARIIAARAATTATLRGNGSMAVVNLPADELEPLLPHHVWIAGHNAPRWTLVSGVADGVEALVARLEADGVLTRRLPGEYAFHSPLMRECLDRFAAEMPAVAAAEARIPFYSTVTGDRVDGVALGTDYWPDQVLRPVAFAEATGAMVDAGVATFVELGPHPVLGGMVKSVLRHRDRSGIAVPSLARDLDDLEVLLSSVAELHVRGHEIDWTALDSGHKPVVRLPLYPFERTSYRLVAGEPRIEQAAVAQRHTGLFDDDADFVAPRTEYEQFVAEMWAELLGLERIGVFENFFRIGGHSLLATRFVRRVRELFDIEFPLRLVFEEPTVARVATALEELLVEQADALLENEHELTS